One Thermicanus aegyptius DSM 12793 DNA segment encodes these proteins:
- the mnmH gene encoding tRNA 2-selenouridine(34) synthase MnmH — MRDLPIEEIFLNKAYQYVDVRAPKEFNEARIPGAVNLPLFSDEERAEIGILYTNKGPEAAKWRAMEMVSPKIPHLMEGLRKIIRSGKEPALYCWRGGMRSKAVATFAGLVGLSGVRLIGGYRAYRQYILEHLNESLIPDHLFYLHGLTGVGKTKVLLALQEKGWPTVDLEAFANHRGSVFGNFGYGEAYNQKMFDSLLYERLFTLKGSPFLILEAESRRIGKATQPDFLLAAREKGVHLLLTADLETRVTRLYEEYVEPYLSHRDFKPRVEHALTLIAKRISPAAAKEMADALNREDYPSFIRLLLLYYYDPMYRHKQQEYESLYREFDVTDLEKGVGELESYLNSEIPEPLLHP; from the coding sequence ATGCGTGATCTTCCCATCGAAGAAATTTTCCTGAATAAAGCGTATCAATATGTCGATGTAAGGGCTCCTAAAGAATTTAATGAAGCCCGTATCCCAGGAGCCGTCAACCTCCCTTTGTTTTCAGACGAGGAGAGAGCCGAAATCGGCATCTTATATACGAATAAAGGACCGGAAGCCGCCAAATGGAGGGCGATGGAGATGGTCTCCCCGAAGATTCCCCACTTGATGGAGGGGCTAAGGAAAATTATCCGGTCGGGAAAAGAGCCTGCCTTGTACTGTTGGCGGGGAGGAATGCGTTCAAAAGCCGTAGCTACCTTTGCCGGCCTAGTCGGCCTCTCAGGGGTACGCCTGATTGGCGGCTACCGAGCCTATCGTCAATATATTCTGGAGCACTTAAACGAAAGCCTCATCCCCGACCATCTCTTTTACCTTCATGGATTAACCGGAGTGGGAAAAACGAAGGTTCTCCTCGCCTTACAGGAAAAGGGATGGCCAACCGTCGATCTGGAAGCCTTCGCCAATCATCGAGGCTCCGTATTCGGGAATTTTGGCTATGGGGAGGCTTATAACCAAAAGATGTTCGATTCTCTTCTCTACGAAAGGCTCTTCACTTTAAAAGGAAGCCCCTTTCTGATTCTCGAAGCGGAAAGTCGCCGCATTGGAAAAGCGACCCAACCTGATTTTCTCTTAGCGGCCCGGGAAAAAGGGGTTCATCTCCTCCTCACTGCCGATCTTGAAACAAGGGTCACACGACTCTATGAAGAGTATGTAGAGCCATATCTCTCCCACCGTGATTTTAAACCGCGGGTGGAGCATGCCTTAACGCTGATCGCGAAGCGAATCTCCCCGGCAGCTGCCAAAGAGATGGCGGATGCGCTCAATCGGGAGGATTATCCTTCCTTCATTCGCCTTCTTCTCCTCTACTACTATGATCCCATGTATCGGCATAAACAGCAGGAATATGAAAGCTTATATCGCGAATTTGATGTGACCGATCTGGAAAAAGGCGTCGGGGAATTGGAATCCTACTTAAACAGCGAGATTCCTGAACCGCTGCTCCACCCGTGA
- a CDS encoding fumarylacetoacetate hydrolase family protein, giving the protein MKLATVLHRKTGKERWGLWGEEAFFPVPEELGYPTLLSYIEDEERDLSVLKNLKEGIPFEEVRLKPPYRPERNLYCVGKNYREHVKEVSNFTGSGEIPEYPLFFTKGPNTVIGHLDEIDPHVGITNAIDYEGELAVILGKGGRNILEEEAIDYIFAYTIFNDVTARDLQKRHQQFFKGKSLDTFAPFGPYLLVNEGNLMSQPFHIETYVNGEKRQDGKTDQLIFSIPRLIHILSQGMTLKAGDILATGTPSGVGQGFTPPRYLRPGDVVEVHIDQIGVLRNQVGPGEKN; this is encoded by the coding sequence ATGAAATTGGCAACGGTACTACATCGAAAAACAGGGAAAGAAAGATGGGGGTTGTGGGGAGAAGAGGCCTTTTTTCCGGTTCCGGAAGAGCTGGGGTATCCCACACTCCTTTCTTACATCGAGGATGAAGAGAGGGACCTTTCGGTATTAAAAAACCTGAAAGAAGGAATCCCTTTTGAAGAGGTGCGCTTAAAACCTCCTTATCGCCCGGAGAGAAATCTCTACTGTGTAGGGAAAAATTATAGAGAACACGTAAAAGAGGTGAGCAACTTTACAGGCAGTGGTGAAATCCCGGAATATCCCCTCTTTTTCACAAAGGGGCCAAACACCGTGATCGGCCATCTCGATGAGATTGATCCCCATGTCGGGATTACGAACGCGATAGATTATGAAGGGGAATTGGCCGTCATCCTGGGTAAGGGGGGGAGAAATATCCTGGAAGAAGAGGCGATTGACTATATTTTCGCGTACACCATATTTAACGACGTGACGGCGAGGGATCTGCAGAAGAGGCATCAGCAATTTTTTAAGGGGAAAAGCCTTGATACCTTTGCCCCCTTTGGGCCCTACCTTCTCGTGAATGAAGGCAATCTTATGTCCCAACCTTTTCATATTGAAACTTACGTAAATGGTGAGAAACGGCAGGACGGAAAGACCGATCAGCTCATTTTCTCCATTCCCAGACTTATACATATTCTCTCCCAAGGCATGACGTTAAAAGCCGGCGATATCCTGGCGACCGGGACGCCGAGCGGAGTAGGACAGGGCTTTACTCCTCCCCGTTACTTACGTCCTGGAGATGTGGTGGAGGTTCATATTGATCAAATCGGGGTGCTCAGGAATCAAGTGGGTCCAGGAGAGAAAAACTAG
- a CDS encoding RluA family pseudouridine synthase, with translation MEMGRPFRKGKWWMLRVEEGEGGIPLEVALRERMHISGRKLQKLTRMDGIRLNGEKVSLQKNIREGDLLQVLLFPDEEYGVEPEEMPLFIPYEDEHLLIVDKPAGISVHPTEVGQKGTLANALAYHYYQEGLRTKVRHVHRLDRETSGLLLVAKHALAHSILDEELRERRVKRIYLAIIAGTLPKKEETIHFPIGRDRHHPTRRRVSKTGERAVTHYQVVEEYSQGSLLRLELETGRTHQIRVHLNHLGHPLLGDPLYGGDQRWIRRQALHAHQLSFFHPFLEQEMRFTSPLPQDMESVIRQWREMDGKFTPR, from the coding sequence ATGGAAATGGGTCGTCCCTTTCGAAAAGGGAAGTGGTGGATGCTTCGCGTAGAAGAAGGGGAAGGGGGGATTCCCCTTGAAGTAGCCTTGCGGGAGCGTATGCACATCTCCGGCAGGAAATTGCAAAAATTAACGAGAATGGATGGCATCCGACTGAACGGTGAAAAGGTTTCCCTGCAAAAAAACATCCGGGAAGGAGATCTTCTTCAAGTCCTCCTCTTCCCCGATGAAGAGTATGGTGTGGAGCCGGAAGAGATGCCCCTCTTCATCCCTTATGAAGATGAACATCTGCTCATCGTGGATAAGCCGGCAGGGATATCGGTTCATCCCACTGAAGTAGGCCAAAAAGGCACCCTGGCCAATGCGCTGGCTTACCATTACTACCAAGAGGGTTTACGTACCAAGGTAAGGCATGTCCATCGTTTGGATCGAGAAACTTCAGGCCTACTCCTGGTGGCCAAGCACGCGCTGGCCCATTCCATTTTGGATGAGGAACTTCGGGAAAGACGGGTGAAGCGGATCTACTTAGCCATCATCGCAGGAACTTTGCCAAAAAAGGAAGAAACGATCCATTTCCCCATCGGGAGGGACAGGCATCATCCCACCCGAAGGCGAGTCTCCAAAACAGGGGAGCGTGCGGTTACGCATTATCAAGTGGTGGAAGAGTATAGCCAAGGCAGCCTCCTTCGTTTAGAATTAGAAACAGGAAGAACGCATCAGATCCGGGTTCACTTAAACCATTTGGGTCATCCTCTCCTGGGAGACCCTCTCTACGGTGGAGATCAACGATGGATAAGAAGACAGGCTCTTCATGCTCATCAACTTTCTTTCTTCCACCCCTTTTTGGAACAGGAGATGAGGTTTACCTCCCCTCTTCCACAGGATATGGAGAGCGTCATCCGGCAATGGAGAGAGATGGACGGGAAATTCACGCCCCGTTGA
- a CDS encoding NAD kinase — protein sequence MKKYQLVVREDSQSREIAAWIEEKLQEHQWQRSEEPELVIAIGGDGTMLEAFHQFYRPEVALVGLHTGRLGFYADWDRDEAEDFLHHLLFKTPRMVDYPLVEARFELGTGKVNRHLALNEVILRSKTLSTFVLEVWINERRFESFRGDGIIVSTPSGSTGYNHSVGGSIIHPSIEAIQVSELAAINNREFRTLNRSFILPAHHVLDLYPKNPDRDILVGIDGKEHFITGLTRVRMQVAPEKLRFARYRIFPFWQRVREKFLVE from the coding sequence GTGAAGAAATACCAATTGGTGGTACGAGAAGACTCCCAGAGCAGGGAAATTGCAGCATGGATCGAAGAAAAACTCCAAGAGCATCAATGGCAAAGGAGCGAGGAGCCTGAGTTGGTGATCGCCATCGGTGGAGATGGGACGATGCTTGAGGCTTTTCACCAATTTTACCGTCCTGAGGTGGCTTTGGTCGGTCTTCATACAGGGCGCCTTGGTTTTTATGCAGACTGGGACAGGGATGAAGCGGAGGATTTTCTCCATCATCTTTTGTTCAAAACGCCCCGGATGGTGGATTACCCCTTGGTGGAGGCCCGTTTTGAGCTGGGCACAGGGAAAGTAAACCGCCATCTCGCTTTGAATGAGGTGATTTTACGCAGTAAAACCCTTTCCACCTTTGTGCTGGAAGTGTGGATCAACGAGCGGCGCTTCGAGTCTTTTCGAGGGGACGGCATCATCGTCTCCACTCCTTCCGGTTCCACCGGTTATAACCATTCCGTAGGGGGGAGCATTATTCATCCTTCCATTGAGGCCATTCAGGTTTCGGAGCTGGCCGCCATCAATAACCGGGAATTCCGCACGTTAAACCGCTCCTTTATCTTGCCTGCCCATCACGTCCTCGACCTCTATCCCAAAAACCCGGATCGCGACATCCTGGTTGGGATTGATGGAAAGGAACATTTCATAACGGGACTTACCCGGGTACGGATGCAGGTCGCACCGGAGAAGCTCCGCTTTGCCCGGTATCGCATTTTCCCCTTTTGGCAGCGAGTGCGGGAGAAATTCTTGGTGGAATAA